One genomic region from Quercus robur chromosome 4, dhQueRobu3.1, whole genome shotgun sequence encodes:
- the LOC126720295 gene encoding phenylalanine--tRNA ligase, chloroplastic/mitochondrial isoform X1, whose translation MAISIAHTTLLSRTSLFLSRNSRSLAFCIPFSTSSSSAASSSLPSDKLHRNKWRSPVASVLELGGVKIGREDVMRDDPTNNVPDTIFSKLGMQLHRRDQHPIGILKNAIYEYFDTSYPNKFDKFDDLCPIVTVKQNFDDVLVPADHVSRSYNDTYYIDAQSVLRCHTSAHQAELLRRGHTHFLVTGDVYRRDSIDSTHYPVFHQMEGVRVFSPDDWEASGVDATSYAAEDLKKCLEGLANHLFGAVEMRWIDTYFPFTNPSFELEIYFQEKWLEVLGCGVTEQEILKRSGKTNNVAWAFGLGLERLAMVLFDIPDIRLFWSNDERFTSQFSKGQLGVKFKPFSKYPPCYKDISFWINESFTENNLCEVVRGIAGDLAEEVLLIDNFTNKKGMTSHCYRIAYRSMERSLTDDEINELQWNVREQVQSKLNVVLR comes from the exons atggccatCTCAATCGCTCACACTACTCTCCTCTCCAGAacctcactctttctctctagAAATAGCAGAAGCCTCGCCTTTTGCATTCCtttctctacttcttcttcttctgctgcttcttcttctcttccttctgaTAAGCTTCACCGCAACAAATGGAGGTCACCGGTGGCCTCTGTGCTCGAACTTGGCGGAGTCAAGATTGGTCGAGAAG ATGTGATGAGGGATGACCCTACAAACAATGTCCCGGATacaattttctcaaaacttgGAATGCAACTTCATAGGAGGGATCAGCACCCGATTGGGATTCTGAAGAATGCTATATATGAGTACTTTGACACCAGTTATCCTAACAAGTTTGATAAATTCGATGATCTCTGTCCAATTGTAACCGTGAAACAG AATTTTGATGATGTCTTGGTTCCTGCTGATCATGTAAGCAGGAGTTATAATGATACATACTATATTGATGCTCAATCTGTTTTGAGGTGTCATACAAGTGCTCATCAGGCAGAGTTATTGAGAAGAGGACACACTCATTTTCTTGTTACAGGAGATGTATACCGCAGGGATTCCATTGACTCGACTCATTACCCTGTGTTTCATCAG ATGGAAGGTGTACGTGTGTTTTCACCAGATGATTGGGAGGCATCTGGTGTAGATGCCACATCTTATGCAGCTGAGGACTTGAAGAAATGTCTTGAGGGCTTGGCAAATCACCTATTTG GTGCTGTGGAAATGCGCTGGATTGATACTTATTTTCCATTCACCAATCCATCATTTGAACTTGAGATATATTTTCAG GAGAAATGGTTGGAGGTTCTGGGTTGTGGTGTGACAGAGCAAGAAATATTAAAGAGAAGTGGCAAAACGAATAATGTTGCCTGGGCATTTGGTCTTGGATTAGAGCGGTTAGCAATGGTTCTTTTTGACATACCAGATATTCGGCTTTTCTGGTCAAACGATGAGCGATTCACCTCACAG TTTTCCAAGGGTCAGCTGGGAGTCAAATTCAAGCCATTTTCAAAG TATCCTCCTTGTTACAAAGATATAAGTTTTTGGATCAATGAATCATTCACTGAAAACAACTTATGTGAAGTTGTGAGAGGAATTGCTGGAGATCTTGCTGAGGAG GTGTTACTGATAGACAATTTCACCAACAAGAAGGGAATGACCAGTCATTGTTATAGGATTGCATATCGATCGATGGAACGTTCACTCACAGATGACGAAATTAATGAGTTGCAG TGGAATGTAAGAGAGCAGGTGCAGAGCAAGCTGAACGTTGTTCTTCGATGA
- the LOC126720298 gene encoding proline-rich protein 4-like — translation MMSLSVYSLAACADCEKSNIKTKHAFTGLRVTIDCKPENGHLKTRGVGKLDEEGKFKVSIHRKIVEDGKLNEECYAQLHSASAAPCPTHNGLESSKVAL, via the exons ATGATGAGTTTAAGTGTTTATAGTCTAGCTGCTTGTGCAGACTGTGAGAAGAGTAACATTAAGACTAAACATGCCTTtacag GGCTTCGAGTAACAATTGATTGCAAGCCAGAAAATGGACACTTAAAGACAAGAGGGGTAGGGAAACTCGATGAAGAAGGAAAGTTCAAAGTGTCTATTCATCGTAAGATTGTAGAAGATGGCAAACTGAATGAAGAATGCTATGCACAGCTTCACAGTGCATCAGCTGCACCATGCCCTACACATAATGGCCTAGAGTCTTCAAAAGTAGCATTGTGA
- the LOC126720295 gene encoding phenylalanine--tRNA ligase, chloroplastic/mitochondrial isoform X2, whose translation MAISIAHTTLLSRTSLFLSRNSRSLAFCIPFSTSSSSAASSSLPSDKLHRNKWRSPVASVLELGGVKIGREDVMRDDPTNNVPDTIFSKLGMQLHRRDQHPIGILKNAIYEYFDTSYPNKFDKFDDLCPIVTVKQNFDDVLVPADHVSRSYNDTYYIDAQSVLRCHTSAHQAELLRRGHTHFLVTGDVYRRDSIDSTHYPVFHQMEGVRVFSPDDWEASGVDATSYAAEDLKKCLEGLANHLFGAVEMRWIDTYFPFTNPSFELEIYFQEKWLEVLGCGVTEQEILKRSGKTNNVAWAFGLGLERLAMVLFDIPDIRLFWSNDERFTSQFSKGQLGVKFKPFSKYPPCYKDISFWINESFTENNLCEVVRGIAGDLAEE comes from the exons atggccatCTCAATCGCTCACACTACTCTCCTCTCCAGAacctcactctttctctctagAAATAGCAGAAGCCTCGCCTTTTGCATTCCtttctctacttcttcttcttctgctgcttcttcttctcttccttctgaTAAGCTTCACCGCAACAAATGGAGGTCACCGGTGGCCTCTGTGCTCGAACTTGGCGGAGTCAAGATTGGTCGAGAAG ATGTGATGAGGGATGACCCTACAAACAATGTCCCGGATacaattttctcaaaacttgGAATGCAACTTCATAGGAGGGATCAGCACCCGATTGGGATTCTGAAGAATGCTATATATGAGTACTTTGACACCAGTTATCCTAACAAGTTTGATAAATTCGATGATCTCTGTCCAATTGTAACCGTGAAACAG AATTTTGATGATGTCTTGGTTCCTGCTGATCATGTAAGCAGGAGTTATAATGATACATACTATATTGATGCTCAATCTGTTTTGAGGTGTCATACAAGTGCTCATCAGGCAGAGTTATTGAGAAGAGGACACACTCATTTTCTTGTTACAGGAGATGTATACCGCAGGGATTCCATTGACTCGACTCATTACCCTGTGTTTCATCAG ATGGAAGGTGTACGTGTGTTTTCACCAGATGATTGGGAGGCATCTGGTGTAGATGCCACATCTTATGCAGCTGAGGACTTGAAGAAATGTCTTGAGGGCTTGGCAAATCACCTATTTG GTGCTGTGGAAATGCGCTGGATTGATACTTATTTTCCATTCACCAATCCATCATTTGAACTTGAGATATATTTTCAG GAGAAATGGTTGGAGGTTCTGGGTTGTGGTGTGACAGAGCAAGAAATATTAAAGAGAAGTGGCAAAACGAATAATGTTGCCTGGGCATTTGGTCTTGGATTAGAGCGGTTAGCAATGGTTCTTTTTGACATACCAGATATTCGGCTTTTCTGGTCAAACGATGAGCGATTCACCTCACAG TTTTCCAAGGGTCAGCTGGGAGTCAAATTCAAGCCATTTTCAAAG TATCCTCCTTGTTACAAAGATATAAGTTTTTGGATCAATGAATCATTCACTGAAAACAACTTATGTGAAGTTGTGAGAGGAATTGCTGGAGATCTTGCTGAGGAG TAA
- the LOC126724587 gene encoding protein FAR-RED IMPAIRED RESPONSE 1-like: protein MEHGAAASLGRYFSRQLKENPSYYFATQLDCEELITNIFWADARMIIDYSHFGDVITFDTTYSTNRDARPLGVFLGLNHHRETVVFGGALLYDETIESFVWLFETFLEAMSKKKPITIFIDQDVAMSAAIKVVMPETYHTLCSWHMWQNVEKHLGHLLKTEPQFNADFLACIYEYDGEDEFLTAWNEMLDKYNVRENKWLIDLFKLKEKWAQAYVKRTFTTGMKTTQLSESFNADLKDCLHTDLNIVEFFTHFETIVNQKRDKELEAEYNSRQKFPRLKLKSSPMLNQVATVYMPKLFDLFQTEVEEVMALSILERNVSQTHSYVVGVFNQNGKYEVMWNPLDETLSCSCRKFESFGILCRHGLKVLDVLDIKLIPNRYIMKRWRRDVKDGSGKNCTTHNIKPDT, encoded by the coding sequence ATGGAGCATGGGGCAGCTGCTAGCTTGGGAAGATATTTCAGTCGTCAACTTAAGGAAAATCCTTCATATTATTTTGCTACTCAATTGGACTGTGAAGAGTTGATTACTAATATCTTTTGGGCCGATGCAAGAATGATCATTGACTATAGCCACTTCGGTGATGTAATAACATTTGATACAACGTATAGCACAAATAGAGATGCAAGGCCACTTGGAGTATTTTTGGGTCTCAATCACCATAGAGAAACTGTTGTATTTGGAGGTGCACTTTTATATGATGAAACGATTGAATCTTTTGTATGGTTATTTGAGACCTTCTTAGAAGCAATGTCAAAAAAGAAGCCAATCACTATTTTCATAGATCAAGATGTAGCAATGTCAGCTGCAATAAAAGTAGTCATGCCTGAGACATATCATACATTGTGTAGTTGGCATATGTGGCAAAATGTTGAGAAACACTTGGGTCATTTACTAAAAACTGAGCCTCAATTTAACGCTGATTTCTTAGCATGTATCTATGAGTATGACGGTGAAGATGAGTTTCTTACAGCTTGGAATGAAATGCTAGATAAGTACAATGTTCGTGAAAATAAATGGCTAATTGATCTAtttaaattgaaggaaaaatggGCCCAAGCATATGTTAAGAGAACTTTCACTACAGGAATGAAGACAACCCAGCTTAGTGAGAGTTTCAATGCTGACTTGAAGGATTGCTTGCATACTGATCTCAATATAGTAGAGTTTTTCACTCATTTTGAAACAATTGTCAATCAAAAGCGGGATAAGGAGTTAGAAGCAGAATACAACTCTAGACAGAAATTTCCAAGATTAAAGCTCAAAAGCTCTCCTATGCTTAACCAAGTAGCAACAGTGTACATGCCTAagttgtttgatttatttcagaCAGAAGTTGAAGAGGTAATGGCACTATCCATCCTTGAACGCAATGTGAGTCAAACACATAGTTATGTGGTTGGAGTTTTCaatcaaaatggaaaatatgAGGTCATGTGGAATCCATTAGATGAGACTCTATCTTGTAGTTGCAGAAAGTTTGAGTCATTTGGTATTTTATGTAGGCATGGTTTGAAAGTTCTTGATGTATTGGATATCAAGTTGATTCCTAATAGATATATTATGAAGAGGTGGAGAAGAGATGTAAAAGATGGAAGCGGAAAAAATTGCACAACACATAACATTAAGCCGGATACTTGA